Genomic DNA from Azospirillum sp. B510:
CCGCGAGGCCGGGATGTGGGGCAGGATGCTGGTTGCGACCAGGACCATGATCGCACCCCCGGCCAATCCCGAAAGGAAGCGCCATCCGAAGAACCAGCCGAGGGACAGCGGATAGGCGCAGGCGATGAAGGCGAGCGACGCCGCCAGCATCAGCAGCCGCAGCAGGGCCCGGTTCGGCAGCAGACCGGCGAGCGGCCAGCCGAGCAGGGCGCCCGCCAGATAGCCGGCGAAATTCGCCGCGCCGAGGGTCACGGCGTCGCCGGCGGAAAACCAGCGCGCCTCGATCAGCGACGGGACCAGCGGGGAATAGGCGAAGCGCGCCAAGCCGATGGCGACGAGACTGCCGGCGATCCCGGCGAAGGTCGCCATCCAGGCGGCCCTGTCGAGACGGTCCTTCGGGCGGCCTGCCGTCGCGGTCGCGGATGTCATGCTCATGGTCGTGCGTCCCTGTTGACGGCGCCGCGGTCGCGGCCCGCCCGGTTGCTTGGAAAGGCGGGAAGAGGGAGGCGCCCTATGGCCGTCAGGAGTCCGGCGATCCGGAGTCCGGCATGGGTGGCAGGCCCAGGCTCGCCAGGGCGGCGCGCGCCGCTCCCTCCAGCAGGCCGCGCTCCGGGCGGACGCGGGCCAGGACACGGATGCCCAGCAGGCTGGAGAAGAGCAGGCGGGCGGCGTCGCCGGCATCGATGCCGGCGGGGATCTCACCGCTCCGCCGGCCCTCGACGATGCAGCGGTGGAAGAAATCCTCGATGGTCGTCAGTTCCGCATTCAGGAAGTCGCGCATGTCCGGATCGGCGGGCGTGACCTCCAGCGCGGAATTGACCAGCAGGCAACCGCGCCGGCAGCCGTCGCCCAGGGACCGTTCGATGCTCTCGCGCAGGAAGCCGGCGATGGCGGCGGCCGGGGATGGGGCGGCCTCGTGCCGGGCGATGCGCGCGCGCAGGGAACCGTTCAGGTAATGCTCCAGCGAGCGGCGGAACAGCGCCCGCTTGTCGCCGAAGGCGTTGTGGATGCTGGCGAGCGTCATTTGCATGCTGTCCGCCAGTTCGCGGGTCGAGGTCGCTTCGTAGCCCCGGGTCCAGAAGCGGTCCACCGCCGCGTCCAGCACCGCCGTCTCGTCGAACTTCCGTGGCCGAGCCATCGTCTTCACCGTCCGAACCATTTTAGATCATATGATCTAAAATCGAGCCGAGGCGGCCGAGGATCAAGAATTTCCGGTATGGCGCAAACGCCGCCCTGCCCTGCGCCGGCGCAATGGCGCCCGTCCGAACAGACCTGTCGATCCGTCTCCTAATTCAGGAGCCGGTTTCCCCGCAGGCGGGCGACCGCCAGATCGACGAACGCCCGCACCTTCGCCGGAGCATGGCGGCCCTCGGGGTAGAGGACATGGATGGGCAAAGGCGGTTCCTCATGCTCGCTCAACACGATCCGCAAACTGCCGTCAAGCAGGGCCGGGCCGATCTGGTAATGGAGAACCCGGGTCAGGCCCCAGCCTTCCCTGGCGGTCGCGATCGCCGCTTCGTTGGTGTTGCATTGGAGGACAAGATCGATCGTCACCCGCTGATCCCCGGCGAACCGCCATTCCGGCGACGCCCAGGCGCTGGTCGACGCCGCGATCCGATGGTTCCTGAGGTCGGCTGGCGTCAGCGGGGCGCCGTGACGCTCGAAATAGGCCGGCGATCCGCAGATCACCCGCCGGACCGTGCCGACCTTGACGGCGGTGAAGCCGGAATCCGGCAGATGGCCGATCCGCACGGCGACGTCGACGCCTTCTTCAACGATGTTGACGGGGCGGTCGATGAAGAGCGTCCGGGCGCGCATCGCGGGGTGGATGTCGAGAAACTCGGTCACGATCGGCAGAACATGCATTTGCCCGAAGAGGGCGGAGGCCGTGATGGCGAGCGTGCCGGCGGGGTTGGCATAGGAACCGCCGGCCGCCGCTTCCGCCTCGGCGATGTCGGCGAGGATGCGGCGGCAGTCCTCGAAATAACGGATGCCCGCTTCGGTCAATTTGACCGAGCGGGTCGTCCGGACGAACAGTCTGGCGCCGATCACATCCTCCAGGGAGGCCACGGCCCGCGTCACCGCGGGTGCGCTCAGATGCATCAGGCGGGCGGTCTCGGCGAAGCTCCCGGTCTCCGCCACCTTCGCGAAAATCCGCATCGCCTGCCAACGGTCCATTCCCCAACCCCATTTCCAGAGATGGAAG
This window encodes:
- a CDS encoding TetR/AcrR family transcriptional regulator; its protein translation is MARPRKFDETAVLDAAVDRFWTRGYEATSTRELADSMQMTLASIHNAFGDKRALFRRSLEHYLNGSLRARIARHEAAPSPAAAIAGFLRESIERSLGDGCRRGCLLVNSALEVTPADPDMRDFLNAELTTIEDFFHRCIVEGRRSGEIPAGIDAGDAARLLFSSLLGIRVLARVRPERGLLEGAARAALASLGLPPMPDSGSPDS
- a CDS encoding LysR family transcriptional regulator, with product MDRWQAMRIFAKVAETGSFAETARLMHLSAPAVTRAVASLEDVIGARLFVRTTRSVKLTEAGIRYFEDCRRILADIAEAEAAAGGSYANPAGTLAITASALFGQMHVLPIVTEFLDIHPAMRARTLFIDRPVNIVEEGVDVAVRIGHLPDSGFTAVKVGTVRRVICGSPAYFERHGAPLTPADLRNHRIAASTSAWASPEWRFAGDQRVTIDLVLQCNTNEAAIATAREGWGLTRVLHYQIGPALLDGSLRIVLSEHEEPPLPIHVLYPEGRHAPAKVRAFVDLAVARLRGNRLLN